In Chlorobiota bacterium, the sequence CGGGGTTGATAAAAGGTCTTTAGCCTTCGGTGTCATTTAACTGGGCCCCGATAAAGATCGGGGCCGCTACCTTGCGTCGTTCCGACGAATAACTGCCCCGATTGTCCTTCGCTTCACATCAACCGATCGCCAACAACCGATTCCTGAATATGCCAATCATCCACAGACTGCCCGAATCGTTAGCCAACAAAATTGCCGCCGGCGAGGTGGTGCAACGCCCTGAGTCGGTGGTGAAGGAGCTTGTGGAGAACAGCCTTGACGCTGGCGGGACGGAGATTGCCGTCATCACCCGCAGCGCCGGAAAGTCGCTGATCTACGTCTCCGACAATGGCAAGGGAATGGCCGAGGAGGACGCAATCATCGCCTTCGAGCGGCACGCCACCAGCAAAATCTCCACCCAAGATGACCTTGACCGAATCATGACCCTGGGATTCCGTGGCGAGGCGTTGGCCGCAATCGCTGCGGTGGCGCAAGTGGAGCTGAAAACCCGGCAAGCCGACGACGAGCTTGGCACGCTGGTTCGGGTGGAAAATGGAAAGGTGATAGAGTTGTCGAAAACCGCGTGCGAGCGGGGGACCAGCATCGCCATTAAAAACCTCTTCTTCTCGGTCCCTGCGCGGCGCAAATTCATGAAGTCGAACGCCACGGAGTTCAAGCATATCGTGGAGACGATGCAGCGGTTCGCGCTTTGCTACCCCCACGTCTCCTTCACCCTCAGCGACGACGACTCCATCTCCCTAAACGTCAAGCCCAGCGGGTTGGAGGATCGGATCCGCGCCATTTACAACGAGGAGATGTTGAACGCGCTGCTCCCGTTCCAGGCCGATGGGGATGGGATTACGATCACGGGATACATCGGCAGGCCGAACTTTGCGCGGAAGTCAAAAAGCGATCAGTACATGTTTCTGAACGGCCGCTACATCAGCAGCCGGCTGCTGTCGCACGCGATTTTCACCGGCTACGAGCACCTGATGGATGCGCAGAGCTACCCCCCCTACGTCCTCTATCTGGAAATTGATCCCGAGCGGGTGGATGTGAACGTTCACCCCACAAAATCGGAGGTGAAGTTCGACGACGAAAACATGGTGTACCAGATGCTGCAGCAGGGGACGCGGCGCGCGCTCAGCAGCCACAACCTGGTTCCGGCAATGACCATGCCGCGCCAAGAAACCGGCGAAGGAGTTCTGGCCGCGCTGCGGTTTGCCTTGCCAACCCACGACCGTGCCGAGCCGTTCCGCACCCCCACTGCGCCAAGCCCCCATCCGGGCGCGGCACCGGCAGGAAGCTCACCTTCGGGAAACTGGCGCGACGCGCAGCCGCCAATGCCAAACAGCAAGCGCGAAACAACCGGCGGAGTAGGGAAGGACGTGCTGGAGCAGTTGTTCGGTCGCCCGAACTACCCTGCCACGGCAACCGGGGCGGAAGCCGGCACGGAAGCCAGCACAGCGGCGCAGGTTCCTGGCGAAGGGGTGACGTTCCAGCAGCAGGTTCGTTCGGTGGAGGATGCCGAGCATGAGCAACGGCTGGGGCTGTGGCAGATCCACAACAAGTATATCCTGTCCCAGATCCGCTCCGGCCTGATGATTGTTGACCAGCACGTTGCGCACGAGCGAATCCTGTACGAACGCGCCCTGAAAAGCATGGAGGCGGCCATGCCGATGTCGCAGCAGCTTCTTTTTCCGTTGGAGCTTTCCACCAATCCGGCGGAGTTCGCGCTGATTCGCGAGCTTCGGAACGACCTTACTGGCTTGGGGTTCGATATCGCGCTGGAGCGTGGGGAGAAAGTGATGATTACCGGCGTGCCAAACGACGTTCGCCCAGGCCAGGAAGCTGCAATTTTGCGGGAGCTATTGGACCAGTACGAAGAGTACCAGCAGATGGGGAAGACAAACCAGCGCGACATGGTGGCGGCATCGTTTGCCTGCCGCGCCGCAATTAAAGCGGGCGATCCGTTGTCGGAGCCGGAGATGTTGGATTTAATCGAGCAACTCTTCTCCACCACAATGCCCTACGTCTGCCCGCACGGCCGCCCAATCGTCATTCGGATAGAGTTAGGCGAACTTGACCGAAGGTTTGGGCGGACATCGTAGTTCGTGGCCAAAGGTGTGTGCTTGATGTACGGGTTAGTTGCCTGATAAATCGGGTTTGAAAACAAGCCTTTAGGCCGTAGAGTGTGCTCGCTTGTAATGGCAAATCTCACACAATGGTTTTGGCATGGTGTATTGCAGCAAGTAGAGTAGCACAATAAGTCCAGTAACATCAAATTACAAATTGACGTTTTTTTTTTTTTTTTACAAAAGCTCATCTTGCAACATGAGATTGCGATACGTAACGCAATCTCAGAATGAGCAGCCCTAGTACCCAGACCCAATGAAATCGAAAGGCACTTCTTACCTGCATTATGATTGCGTTGGCGGCGGGTGGTAAGAACGGGGCTAATAACGTCCGCAATTCACAAACATATCTGGGAGAAAAAATTATGAAAAAAGCTCAAAAAAAGAGCATTGTACTTGTAGCGTTCCTTGCTATAAGTACTATGCTCGTTACCAGCGTACGGTTAGATGCCGAATGGCATTTCAAGTATTTTAGCGCAACAGGGTGGGGAGGAAACCCAGGAGCAACAGGAAAGTACCAAGGGCAGGACGAAACGGTTATTGACGGCGTTAGAGTAATTGCCTTTCGGTGCGAGCCTGACCCGTCTGTACCTTGCTATAGAATATCTGGCAATTGGGTTGAGGTATGGTACACTACGATGCCAACGGGAGGAGGGGGGGATATATATATGGTTTACGAAAATCCATGAAATTCGTTTTGGGCATGGGAATGTAAACGTTCCCATGCCCAAATAAGATTCAAAAATATACTACCTCAAACACCGTATGGCTTACCTGCACGCCACCATCACACATCCAATGCTGAAAGAAAACATAGGGAAGAGCATTCTTATGCTGGTTCTATTTCATTTCATGTCATGTACGGCACAACCATACCTAGATGATTTTACCGTTGAAAATTCTCTGGATTTGCTCAGCCAGTACCATCAAACGAAAGAAGTTAAAATTCAAGAATCTGATTCGATAGTAATTACAGGGAGCATCTTCAAGGTAATGCTCAGCCCTAATAAAAAAAACCTTGTTATTGTATCTAACGATGGACGCTGTTATATTACTAATGTATCTACAGGTAAAATAGTTTGGCATTTTCAAAGTCAACAATGGATGAGTGATAGGTTGTGTGAAGAAATGAGCCGTAGAGCAAATACAGTATTTAAATATTACAATGGAAATGATATCCACTCTAATCATAAGCCATCGTTCATTCCCAGTAATGTTTATGAATTGCCAGTATTTCGAAATCAAATTCGAAATGCTTTGTTTGTCTCTGATTCAATTCTGTTGTTTCTTGGTTCATTTACTGGTGTTGGTGTAGATACTGTGAGCCATCAGAGTGGTTATACTGTAGTTAATGTCGGTGGTATTGTAGAATTGAATTTAAATTCTCATAAGATGAGCTTAGCATTTTTTCATTACGATAACCCCCCGTCTCCTAGTATATCTAAGCATTTTGTCTATGATTCTATAAATCATCAGATACTTATTGGTTGTTATAACGGTAATGCTGAAAAAAATAAGATTTGGGATTCTGCATGGACTATCGCAAGGTATTCAATGGATGGTCAAAGAATAAAATATGATATACTACCTTTGCCAGTTGAACATAGGAATAATAGTTTAGGGTATAATTTCATCGGTGGCTTCTCAGCTATTGATGAACAGCAAAATATATGGGTGTCATTTGCATTCATTGATCGATTGTTCAATATTTCTACCAATAATACTTTTCCATTGAAAATTGGAAATGAAAATAATCTTAGTTTTGATCATCTTGATAAAAATACTGTGATACCTTCATCTGAATTAATTGAAAAATTCCCAATATCTATTTCACGAATAGATTGTATAAATAATTATATTTTTCTAGTTGGAGTATTTGAAAGTAGAAATAATAGCTCTATGAAAAATCAAATTCAATGGTTTTTTCAAGAATACAATCAAAAAAATCAAGAATTGGAATTAAGTGTAAAAATACCATATTACATTAATAACAGAGAGGTGCGCTATATCATACCAAGCAAAAGGCATATGTATACTTTATTATTCGATTCACAAAATGGATGGGCTATAGCCGAATATGAAAAAAATAAATAGTAACATGAAAAATAAGATGAAATTGAAAAAATGCATATCTATCATTTGGCTATATTACCTAAGTATAATAGCCTCATTACAATTGCATGGACAAACTGCTCAACCTAACCTGAGTGATATACTAAGGGATAGCAAGACAACGAATTCTTATGTTCTAGTTGTCTTCTTCGTTTCACCTTCAGAATGCCTTAAATGTAATATCATGTTTGAACATATCCAGTTTTTATTAAGCAGAAAATATAAAAATAAAATTAGAACAGCGGTTTTTGTTGAATGTGATAGAATTGTAGAATTGAATTTATTTAAAAAGGGAAACCCTAATTATGATTATTATCAAATGGATAGTAAATATATTCGCACTCTTTTTAATGCATCTAAGGATGCAAAAGTGATTATTCTTAATGATAAAGGTGGAAAATTGCTAAGCGTTAGTAACGAAGATTTCTATAAGAAAATCGAATTAGTGATGAGATCATTTCTAGAAAAAATAAGTAATTAAAAAATAAAAAAAGATAATGCAATAAAAATGATTTAAGCGAAATCAAAAATATAGAGCTAAAATAATTTTTTAGGGAGACGAATTTCAAAAAACCGAAAAATTAGTCGCTCCGACTAAGTCGTGATTAATAAAAAGTCTTTAACCTTTCATTGCTATCCTACTTGCGACCTCGACTCCGAATTATCGAAATCGAGGTCGCGTTCCAAGCCGATAATTAAATTGGCACTGTAAAATTCCGCTACTTCGTTTTACTGCCCCACCGAGGCTGCGTAGGCTTCGGCGTTCATCAGCCCTGCAACGTCTGCGTCGGCAGCAATTTCGATTTTCACCATCCAGCCATCGCCATACGGGGCGTTGTTGACGGTCTCCGGCGCGTCGTTGATGGCTTCGTTGATCTCGATGATCCGCCCAGCAATCGGCATGTAGAGATCGGCAACGGTTTTCACCGCCTCAATCGTGCCAAAAACTTGCCCGGGCGCAACGTCGTCGCCAATGCTGGCGGTGATGTCAACAAACACCACATCGCCTAACTCTGATTGAGCATATTCGGTGATGCCAATGGTTCCGGTTGTTCCGTCAATACGGACCCACTCGTGGCTTTTGTCGTACTTCAGGTCGGATGGGAAATTCATGGGAAAATGCCTTGATGGATGTTGGTGTAGCGATTCGGTTATGGATGCAGTTATGGATTCTGTGGCAACCGGCTTTTCCACTCGGTGGTGTCAACAAACCGTGTGTCGAATTGGCCGCTTAGGAATGCTTCATGTTCCATCATCATCTGGTGGAAGGGGATGGTTGTCTTCACCCCTTCAACAACAAACTCATCCAGCGCGCGCCGCATTTTGGCGATTGCGCTGCTTCGCGTTTCGCCAAACGTGATGAGCTTTGCCAGCAGGGAATCGTAGTAAGGGGGGATGCTGTAGCCCTGGTAGATGTGGGAATCAATCCGCACGCCGTGGCCGCCGGGGAAATGCAAGTTGGTGATGCGCCCCGGGCTTGGGCGGAAGCCATTGTACGGGTCTTCGGCGTTGATGCGAACCTCGATGGAGTGCTTGCGCGGCGGCGATTGCTTCAGCGTTAGCGTCTCGCCAGCGGCAACGGCAATCTGCTCCTTGATAAGGTCAATCCCCAACGATTCTTCGGTGACCGGATGCTCCACCTGGATACGGGTGTTCATCTCCATGAAGTAGAAGCTGCGGTGCTTGTCAACCAAAAACTCAATCGTCCCCGCCCCCTCGTAGTTTACGTGGGCGCAGCCTTTCAGGGCGGCCTGGCCCATGGCCTCGCGAAGCTCAGCCGAAAGCACCGGCGATGGAGCTTCCTCGATCAGTTTTTGGTGGCGGCGTTGGATTGAGCATTCCCGTTCGTTCAGATACGCGCGGTTGCCGTAGCGGTCGCACATCACCTGAATCTCAACGTGGCGCGGCTCCTCCACAAATTTTTCGATATAGACGCTTCCGTCGCCAAAAGCGGCTTCGGCTTCGGTGCGGGCGGTGGTGTAGGCACGCTCTAGCTCGGAAGGCTCGTTCACCACGCGCATCCCTTTTCCGCCGCCGCCGGCGCTGGCTTTTATCACGATCGGGAAGCCAACTTCCGCACCGACGCGTTGGGCTGCGGCAAGGTCTTCAATCAGGCCTGGGCTTCCAGGAACAACCGGAACGCCAGCGGCCACCATCGTCTCCTTGGCGATGGACTTATTTCCCATCAAGGTGATGGACTCCGGCGAAGGCCCGATAAACGTGAACCCGCACTCCTTGCAGATCTCCGCAAATCGTGCGTTCTCAGCAAGAAACCCGTAGCCTGGATGGATTGCGTCGGCGTTGGTGACTTGCGCGGCGGAGATGATCCGGGGGATGTTCAGATAGCTTTCGGAACCGGCGGGGGGGCCGATGCAAAGGACCTCATCGGCAAACTTGACGTGAAGGGAGTCAGCGTCGGCGGTGGAATAGACGCAGACCGTGCGGATGCCCATCTCGCGGCAAGCGCGGATGATCCGCAGGGCAATCTCACCCCGATTCGCAATCAGAATTTTTTTGAACATTATTCCGGTTCAATCAGGAAAAGGGGCTGGTTGTATTCCACTGGCTTTCCGTTCTCCACCAGAATCTTCGCCACTTTCCCGTACACGTCGCATTCAATCTCGTTCATCAGCTTCATCGCCTCAACAATGCACAGCACTGTTCCCGGGGAGACCGATGCACCAACCTCGACGTACGTTGGCGAGTCGGGCGATGGAGCACGGTAGAAGGTCCCGACAATGGGGGAATGGATTTCGTGGTAGTCTTGCGACGGAGCCGGAGCCGCTGCCGCAGGGGGCGTTGGCGCAGAAGGAGCCGGGGCAGCAGCTTGGATTGCTGCGGCCTCCGGCATAATCATCGGGGCTGTGGAGATTGGTGGCATGGGGGGGAAGGCGTTCGGCATTGAAATCCCGCCGAACTCATGTTTCCCGGTTTTGGAAAGCCGGATGGTGGTTCCATCCTGTTCAATCCGTAGTTCGTTGACGGAGCTTTCGTCGAACAGCCCCAGCAGCTGACGGATATAGTCAATATCAATCATGTGTGCGCCCATGCTCTTCCCTCTGCTTGCCTAAATGACAGATGGTTGGTTTTTAGTTCTTGACGCGGTCAAGATATTCGCCTGTGCGGGTGTCAACGCGGATCACGTCCCCTTCGTTGACAAACAGCGGAACCTGAACGGTCGCGCCCGATTCCACTTGTGCTGGCTTGGTTGCGCCGGTGGCGGTGTCCCCTTTCACCCCTGGCTCGGTGTAGGTGATGGCAAGAACAACGTGCGGCGGAAGCTCGATTCCAACAACCTGGTTCCCATTGAAGGAGACATTGGCCTCGCCCGATTCCTTCAAGAAACCGGCCGCGCTTCCAACGATATCCTCCTCAATATAGACCTGGTCGTAGGTCTCGGTATCCATAAACACCATTTTGTCGCCATCGCGGTACAGGAACTGCATTGGCTTGCGGTCAATGCGGACGATGTCAATTTCTTCGCCGGAGCGGAAGCGGTTTTCCAGCAGCTTCCCGCTGTTAAGGTTGCGCATCTTCACTTGGTAGAAGGCGCGAAGGTTGCCCGGGGTGCGGTGGACGCTTTCCAGGACAGTGCAGAGTTCCCCGTTGTAGCGGATAACAATGCCTGGCCGCAGGTCTGAGGTCGTTGCCATTGTGGTCTTGTTGATTCTGAATGTTCGAGGCGCCGAACGGATTCGAACCGTTGTACAGGGTTTTGCAGACCCTTGCCTAGCCGCTCGGCCACGGCGCCATTATGGAAGATTGCTGGTGCCTTGCTGAATCCTTGTGCTGAAGCCTTGCACGAACGATTGCAGCGAAAAAGCCGCCAAAGATATTGTTTGCCCCCTCACTTATGCAAACGGGGGGATGTAACGGGAAGAAAGGGAGCCGCAAACCACCATGCTGCGCTCTTCTCCGCTTTGCTGCTCCAGCATTTGCTGCTATTCCTCCCAAACAACCAATTACCAATCGCCAGCGATTTGCGGCTTCAACTTGCCCGCCTCTATTCGCTATTTTCGCCCAACTTCTACCAACATTAACAGCGCACGGAAGCTATGCCCGAACATCTTATTGTTGCCAAACATGATGGCTATATCGCCACCGTTCAACTGAACCGCCCAAAGGTCCTGAACGCCCTGAATCTTGGGCTGATGGTTGAATTGGTTGATGCCTTGGAATCGCTGGACCACGACCCCGAGGTCCGCTGCATCGTGATTCATGGCGACGAGCGCGCATTTGCCGCCGGGGCCGACATCACCGAAATGGCCGAAGCAACCGTGGTGGATATGATTGAACGGGACCAGTTCACCCGCTGGGACCGGATCCGCCGCGTGAAAACGCCGATCATTGCTGCGGTCAGCGGCTTTGCCCTTGGCGGCGGCTGCGAACTGACGATGATCTGCGACATGATCGTTGCCAGCGAAACCGCACGGTTTGGCCAGCCAGAGATCAACATCGGCGCGATGCCAGGCGCAGGGGGAACCCAACGCCTGACCCGCGCAATCGGCAAAGCCCGCGCAATGGAGATGGTTCTGACCGGAAAAATGATCACCGCCGAAGAAGCTCACGCTGCGGGATTGGTCAACATGGTGGTCCCGATTGAGTTCTACCTGGAGTCGGCCATGAAATTAGCGCGTGAGGTTGCCTCGCGCCCGCCAATCTCTGTCCGGCTTGCAAAGGAAGCGGTGCTGAAATCGTTCGATGCTTTCCTGCAAGATGGCCTAGAGTTCGAGCGGAAAAATTTCTACCTGCTGTTCGCCACCGAAGATAAATCCGAAGGAATGAAGGCCTTCGTGGAAAAACGGAAACCGGAGTGGAAAGGAAAATAGTGGAAGGGAAAATCGTGGATGAAAGCAAGGATGAATGCTTGAAGCATCGTTGCGCCAATTCGTTCGGATAACCAACCACTGGATAACCAGCCGCCAACATCTCACCGTTCTAACAATCGCATCATGGAATTTCAAACACTTCTCTACTCCCTTGATGGTGGCGTTCTCACCATAACGCTGAACCGCCCCGACAGCTACAACGCTTGCAACGAGCAACTAACAACCGACCTGCAAGCCGCATTGAAGGAGGCCGAGCGGGACCGCGCCGTCCGCTCGATTATTCTTACTGGAGCGGGAAAAGCATTCTGTTCTGGCCAGGACCTGAAAGACGCGCCCGCCCCCGGAACCCGCCGTTCCCTTGCCGATTCGTTGCAGCGGCGGTACAACCCGATTATCCGCAAACTCACCACCATGCCGAAGCCGATTGTTGCGGCAATAAATGGCGTGGCGGCTGGGGCTGGGTGCTCGCTGGCATTGGCGTGCGATTTCAAGATAATGGCGGAATCTGCGTCATTGCTTCAGGCGTTCGTCAACATCGGCCTTGTTCCCGATTCCGGTTCCTCGCAATTTCTGGTGGCTGCCGTTGGATATTCCCGCGCATTTGAAATCGCAACCCTGGGCGAAAAAATCTCTGCCAGCCAAGCAAAGGAGTGGGGATTGGTAAATCGAGTGGTTCCACCAGAAGAAATTATGCCGCAAGCGCAAGCAATCGCCGGGCGGTATGCCGAAGGCCCAACCAAAGCGTATGGCTACATCAAAAAAATGCTCCGCCGTGCCGAAACCCACTCCCTTGATGAGATGCTCAACTATGAGGTCTTC encodes:
- the mutL gene encoding DNA mismatch repair endonuclease MutL, encoding MPIIHRLPESLANKIAAGEVVQRPESVVKELVENSLDAGGTEIAVITRSAGKSLIYVSDNGKGMAEEDAIIAFERHATSKISTQDDLDRIMTLGFRGEALAAIAAVAQVELKTRQADDELGTLVRVENGKVIELSKTACERGTSIAIKNLFFSVPARRKFMKSNATEFKHIVETMQRFALCYPHVSFTLSDDDSISLNVKPSGLEDRIRAIYNEEMLNALLPFQADGDGITITGYIGRPNFARKSKSDQYMFLNGRYISSRLLSHAIFTGYEHLMDAQSYPPYVLYLEIDPERVDVNVHPTKSEVKFDDENMVYQMLQQGTRRALSSHNLVPAMTMPRQETGEGVLAALRFALPTHDRAEPFRTPTAPSPHPGAAPAGSSPSGNWRDAQPPMPNSKRETTGGVGKDVLEQLFGRPNYPATATGAEAGTEASTAAQVPGEGVTFQQQVRSVEDAEHEQRLGLWQIHNKYILSQIRSGLMIVDQHVAHERILYERALKSMEAAMPMSQQLLFPLELSTNPAEFALIRELRNDLTGLGFDIALERGEKVMITGVPNDVRPGQEAAILRELLDQYEEYQQMGKTNQRDMVAASFACRAAIKAGDPLSEPEMLDLIEQLFSTTMPYVCPHGRPIVIRIELGELDRRFGRTS
- the gcvH gene encoding glycine cleavage system protein GcvH codes for the protein MNFPSDLKYDKSHEWVRIDGTTGTIGITEYAQSELGDVVFVDITASIGDDVAPGQVFGTIEAVKTVADLYMPIAGRIIEINEAINDAPETVNNAPYGDGWMVKIEIAADADVAGLMNAEAYAASVGQ
- the accC gene encoding acetyl-CoA carboxylase biotin carboxylase subunit, with amino-acid sequence MFKKILIANRGEIALRIIRACREMGIRTVCVYSTADADSLHVKFADEVLCIGPPAGSESYLNIPRIISAAQVTNADAIHPGYGFLAENARFAEICKECGFTFIGPSPESITLMGNKSIAKETMVAAGVPVVPGSPGLIEDLAAAQRVGAEVGFPIVIKASAGGGGKGMRVVNEPSELERAYTTARTEAEAAFGDGSVYIEKFVEEPRHVEIQVMCDRYGNRAYLNERECSIQRRHQKLIEEAPSPVLSAELREAMGQAALKGCAHVNYEGAGTIEFLVDKHRSFYFMEMNTRIQVEHPVTEESLGIDLIKEQIAVAAGETLTLKQSPPRKHSIEVRINAEDPYNGFRPSPGRITNLHFPGGHGVRIDSHIYQGYSIPPYYDSLLAKLITFGETRSSAIAKMRRALDEFVVEGVKTTIPFHQMMMEHEAFLSGQFDTRFVDTTEWKSRLPQNP
- the accB gene encoding acetyl-CoA carboxylase biotin carboxyl carrier protein gives rise to the protein MIDIDYIRQLLGLFDESSVNELRIEQDGTTIRLSKTGKHEFGGISMPNAFPPMPPISTAPMIMPEAAAIQAAAPAPSAPTPPAAAAPAPSQDYHEIHSPIVGTFYRAPSPDSPTYVEVGASVSPGTVLCIVEAMKLMNEIECDVYGKVAKILVENGKPVEYNQPLFLIEPE
- the efp gene encoding elongation factor P → MATTSDLRPGIVIRYNGELCTVLESVHRTPGNLRAFYQVKMRNLNSGKLLENRFRSGEEIDIVRIDRKPMQFLYRDGDKMVFMDTETYDQVYIEEDIVGSAAGFLKESGEANVSFNGNQVVGIELPPHVVLAITYTEPGVKGDTATGATKPAQVESGATVQVPLFVNEGDVIRVDTRTGEYLDRVKN
- a CDS encoding enoyl-CoA hydratase/isomerase family protein; translation: MPEHLIVAKHDGYIATVQLNRPKVLNALNLGLMVELVDALESLDHDPEVRCIVIHGDERAFAAGADITEMAEATVVDMIERDQFTRWDRIRRVKTPIIAAVSGFALGGGCELTMICDMIVASETARFGQPEINIGAMPGAGGTQRLTRAIGKARAMEMVLTGKMITAEEAHAAGLVNMVVPIEFYLESAMKLAREVASRPPISVRLAKEAVLKSFDAFLQDGLEFERKNFYLLFATEDKSEGMKAFVEKRKPEWKGK
- a CDS encoding enoyl-CoA hydratase/isomerase family protein; the encoded protein is MEFQTLLYSLDGGVLTITLNRPDSYNACNEQLTTDLQAALKEAERDRAVRSIILTGAGKAFCSGQDLKDAPAPGTRRSLADSLQRRYNPIIRKLTTMPKPIVAAINGVAAGAGCSLALACDFKIMAESASLLQAFVNIGLVPDSGSSQFLVAAVGYSRAFEIATLGEKISASQAKEWGLVNRVVPPEEIMPQAQAIAGRYAEGPTKAYGYIKKMLRRAETHSLDEMLNYEVFLQEAAGRTSDYQEGVRSFVEKRKAEFKGE